AGAAAAGAGCAGCCTAATAtctccagaaaataattttatggcTGCAAAGGAACAAGAGGAAGAGGTTCCTAGAGCTCTTTTGCAACATCAGCAGGTTCCTATGTCATCCCACACACTCCTTGGTGTCATAGGTATACACCACACTTCATCATTTTGCGTAAGTAAAACTTTTCAATTACAACTCTAGACTTCCCGCTTCTGTACATGCCATATTTCCTGTTGATTCTCAAGGTTACCATGGGGTTAAAGGTATGCCATTACTTAATTTTTACCAATTAAAACTACAATACACTTTCAAGAACTTCCAGCTATTGCTTAGTAGCTCTGCTGTTTAATATAAAGTCCAGCACAGCCATTCAAACtggcactttttcttttttcagagttgCACCCTGTCTTTACTACAATTAAGATCTTGGGGGGTAGTAGGtcattttggattattttctgttttaacaggAGCCTCCTTTTAGTTcaaggtttcatttttaatttaagacaCAACAGCTCATTTAGTTATGACAGATGCTGATACTCAATCTTCCTTCATCAACAGCTTTTTGATATACACGTACCATTGTGCTACTATGTATGCATTTTTCTgcttgagtaaaaaaaaaaaaaacaaaacacgcaGAGATTTAGTACTGCATATTCAAGACAGTAACACATGCATTGCCAAAGAAATCATACATTTCACCTCAACCATGATTATTGACATTAAATGTAGTTTTTCCATTAGTTTTAAGGTGGTGATTTGTATATTGGTCTAAATACTACATCATACATCTAAAAACCGGCTTTACTCCAGTGAACAACATTCCAGGCATTCTCCTGACTCCAGGCATCCTAAATGCATACAGAACAAGCACACCGTGCAGTAGGCttcttgcctgctgctgctctgtgagCATACACAATTTCTCAAGCTCTATCATTGCCTGCAGCCTCTCTGGATGTTCAAAGAGAAAATAGGAAGCGCTAATGCCAACCTAACACTCTGAAGACATTCACATTGAAAATGGGAGGAGTTTCATGCAAGTTAAACCACCTTCCAGATTTTAGACTCTCCAAGAGAAAATGGGAAAGTTGAAGAGACAAAAAAGCACATGCACTTTAACAAAGAAAGAGTCTGAAACTCAGCAGTAATTTTCATACACACCCTCCTCAACAGAAGGTTGGCCACAATTCCCATCTtctgaagataaaaataattccaagGGCTGACTTCAGTTGAATGTTGAATTTGCAATTTCATTGTGTCATACGAGTTTCAAAACCTGAAGCTATCAACCAACCGGgatgatttctgtatttttaatgcaagatATCCAAGGCATAGAGATTCCCCAGTTGCTTTGTCAGGAAATGACAATTTTATCGAGATAGAAGTACCTACACAGCTCTTTAAAGCAAATCAGATAGaatataaaaagacaaaattacaCAAAATAGAATGTCTAGCAACTTCCATAGTACCACTGCTTAAAAACTTGTTTCCCATCTTTCATCTTTTAAGCAACATGAAAATACGATGTTGCGACCTCAAGCACCCTAAAAAAGTATATGCATAGTTCACACACGCCAGCCACAGACCTTTAATGCTCATTTAGCATAACAACCTGGCTTCAGCTCAGTCTTTCATAATAGGAAGGTGGTTTTCTGGTACTACACATACCTTCCCGCTACAGCAGATGTGCAGGATGTTtgatgttttgggggggggggggggggggggggcagggggggaacgaatcccaaaccaaaaaaccacccacaaacaCATCTTGAGACATTCGATGAATGTATATGAAAGGAATTTACAGTGGAAATTGTTTACAAGTTAGCATAAGTCAAAACTGTTTCCTTTGATACTTACAAGCATAACAATAGTAGCAATCAAACGTGTAGGCTCAAACATCCTTTTCAATTGTTTCATTGGTCCCATAAGAAAAAGAgtgctgtgaaaaacaaaataagatgAACACAGGTAAGATTCTAGGTAAGATTCCTCATTAAGGGGGGGGTATTTTGTTAAATTGTCTGCTGTCACATAGGGCATCAGTACACTATGTTGTTATGCTAGTCAATGCTGCATAACAAAAGAAACAGGATATACAATGAGACAAAATCCATTCCTGATTTTCTTTGTGCAAGGTAtttattctgtaattttattCACACTTGTTCAGTTACAATTAACATAACCAGAGCAGAACTATCAAGCTAGAAGCATAGGTCAAGGTCAGCTTCAATTAGATCATTCTTAACCGATGCTTTTTTAACCTGCTCTTCAAAAACAACAGCCACAGAGGCTCTGCATGGATTGCCAGGTAATCCAGCTCAATTCCTCTACATAAAGGGCTGTTTTCAGGCCTAGATCCATTCTCTGATCCCTTACCAGATCTGCAGTCCTCATCTAGAGCCCTGGTGATTGACACTGCATGAATTATACAAGGTCAAAGTTTTATCTAAGGTGATATTTCTGCCTTATATGCTGTATTATTCTGCCTCATTACTATATTATTCCCAATTCCATTCCTTGTGTTTTCTAACATCTTGTTAAGTTTCCTTAGTCACAGAAGGTCGTGTCTGTCACAAAGTCAGTGGGGCTACGCTTCAGGAACCTCAACGGCCACGAAGGCTTATCAAACAGGCCTACCCTGACAGGCAGACTGCCCCAAATATATTCACCAAAGCACACAGAACATTACCAAATGCAAAACggcaaagaattatttttatcttgaggggggaaaaaccaacaaaatcaaAAAACCTCAATGCTCACAGCATGAGTTTGATTCTTTACTTATTCTTTACTTTTACCTTGAATACATTGCTAAtaacaataaacaaaataaaagttttctttacCATTTCAGGGCACTACTGGGGAAATGCTGTTCTTTAAAATTCAGCAACAAGAGAATGAACTACATAAGCAAATCTCACACAAACGCAACAGTTCCTACCACTTATGCACCTTCTCCTATCATTCTGCTTTAGTTTCTCATCTGTATTAGGGAACTAATATATAAAGATTGTTACCTCCCAATAGATGCAATATTCCCCAGTGTATAAAACACTGCAAAGAGCATCAGCCCTTTGCCTGGTACCCATAGCAGACAACTACCCTAAAAAAGAACattgagagagagaggggaaaaaattaatattgtttttaaattgcaaaagaAATATATCCAAGAAATCTCACAACACAAAAGAAGTCTTAGGAAAACTTAAACCCAAACTGCagaatcacacacacacacaagtaaaCTGCATTTATTGGCATTCTTGAAAAAGAGTTAGTGCATTGCATCTAACCGGAACAGAGTCAGATGTCTTCCCagagactcaaaaaaaaaaaaaaaaaaaaaaaaaaaatcaagcaacagCATACAGCAAGGCTGTAATTAGTGGGGCTCCCGAAACTCAAATATCAGGGAGATTTGGCAAAAGGTCCTTACCAACAGCGAGCACAGGCATCCTATTGCAAAACAAGCAATGAAGCCTTTCACTCTGGTGCCCCAACCTAATGAAGTTGCATCAATAACCTAGAAACGAGGAGAAAAATAAGAGTGAAAGTTATTATTTGCAAATAGATCTTGCCACGTATCAAGTGTGTGAATTTCCTCTAAGATGCTAAACCGTGTCCTAGCACAAATGGGTTTTTAATCACCCTCTTCAATCGCCCGTAGGAAGCGCGGGTGCCGCTAAGGGACAGCCCCCCTCAGCGAGCAGCGACGGGGAGTTGCTGCAGGAGGGAGCGCTGCCTCCCCCCGGCGCGTACCCACGCGGGACTGCCCACCCGCGCCACGCTCGCCGGCACCGGCAACTTTTTCACTTTCACTATTCCGCCAGCTCTCCCAACGAACAGGCGAGGGGGGTTTGTTTGAGcgggttttttcccctgcccgCACCGAGCAAGCGCACCGGCACGTTCCCGTTCCCCCGCTTTATTTTCCGGCTCGCTGCAACCAGCCTTCCCGTGCCCGGCCGGCCCAGGTTCCCTCGGGAGACCGAGCCATTCCCTCTGACAGAAACCAGAAGCCAGGGGCCCTTTCCCAGACAGCGGCACCCCCGGCAGCGGCCGCTCGCGGGGTAAAGCACGGGGGATTTCAGGTGCAAGTGAAGGGTTCTCAGACTGGCTCCAGGTGAACCGccgcccccggcagcgcccggccggtTCAGCCCCGGGGAGCCGCAGGCCCGACGATGGGCTGAGGCGGTGCAGGCCGGTCCCGCTGACGGGCGGTCCCGCCGACGGCCGACCCGTACCGAGAGGCCGCGGCGGCGCTGAGGGGGGGCCCAGGGTCCCCCTCACCCCGCCCCTGCGCTCCCGCCAACCGCCCCTCGCCAACCGCCGCCCGGGCCCCCGGCACGCagcgtccccccccgccccggagagGAGGCAGGTGCAGAGGGAGCGGAGCGTTACCTCGGTCAGGCCGCTCGGCTCCTCCGCGTCGCGGCCGCTCAGCACCCGCTTGAGCTTGTCCATGCTGCCCGCCTCGGCCCCCGCCCGAGCGGCTCTGCCCCACACTCGGCCGGactgcccttcccctcctcagggacTACCAACTCCGGCATGCACCGCGCCGCCGCGGGGTACCTGCACTCGGCAGGAAGATGaagggcggtggcggcggcgc
This genomic interval from Calonectris borealis chromosome 1, bCalBor7.hap1.2, whole genome shotgun sequence contains the following:
- the SFT2D2 gene encoding vesicle transport protein SFT2B isoform X6, whose translation is MDKLKRVLSGRDAEEPSGLTEVIDATSLGWGTRVKGFIACFAIGCLCSLLGSCLLWVPGKGLMLFAVFYTLGNIASIGSTLFLMGPMKQLKRMFEPTRLIATIVMLLCLILTLCSAFWWRKKGLALLFCILQFFALAWYSISFIPFARDAVKKCVSVCVS